One genomic window of bacterium includes the following:
- a CDS encoding metal-sulfur cluster assembly factor gives MPTADDVYQALNGVMDPELGLPITDMGLVYDVQVSGNRADIKLTLTTMGCPMSGTITELARRAVLEVEGIDEASVELVWDPPWSVDMMSDEARMRLGMF, from the coding sequence ATGCCGACCGCCGATGACGTGTATCAGGCTCTGAACGGAGTCATGGATCCCGAACTGGGTCTGCCCATCACCGATATGGGCCTCGTCTATGACGTACAAGTCAGCGGCAACCGTGCCGATATCAAGCTGACGCTCACAACGATGGGCTGTCCTATGTCAGGGACAATCACTGAGTTGGCTCGCCGAGCCGTTCTCGAAGTCGAAGGAATTGACGAGGCTTCCGTTGAGCTGGTCTGGGATCCTCCGTGGTCGGTGGATATGATGTCCGACGAAGCCCGTATGCGACTCGGCATGTTCTGA